A window from Mauremys reevesii isolate NIE-2019 linkage group 9, ASM1616193v1, whole genome shotgun sequence encodes these proteins:
- the OTOS gene encoding otospiralin isoform X1 gives MRFIFIGLIALCMLMNALTDARPVQDEDDPYEEPAALPYWPFWSSDFWSYVDYFRTLGAYNRINEMARTLFAQYPFGNNLGYDVPYHEH, from the exons ATGAGGTTTATCTTTATTGGATTAATTGCCCTCTGCATGCTGATGAATGCATTAACAG ATGCCCGGCCAGTACAGGATGAAGATG ACCCGTATGAGGAACCTGCAGCCCTGCCATATTGGCCTTTCTGGTCCAGTGATTTTTGGTCGTACGTGGATTATTTCCGGACCTTGGGAGCATACAACAGAATCAACGAAATGGCCAGAACCCTGTTTGCTCAATACCCTTTTGGAAATAACCTTGGTTATGATGTTCCCTACCATGAGCACTAA
- the OTOS gene encoding otospiralin isoform X2 — translation MHCRADARPVQDEDDPYEEPAALPYWPFWSSDFWSYVDYFRTLGAYNRINEMARTLFAQYPFGNNLGYDVPYHEH, via the exons ATGCATTGCAGAGCTG ATGCCCGGCCAGTACAGGATGAAGATG ACCCGTATGAGGAACCTGCAGCCCTGCCATATTGGCCTTTCTGGTCCAGTGATTTTTGGTCGTACGTGGATTATTTCCGGACCTTGGGAGCATACAACAGAATCAACGAAATGGCCAGAACCCTGTTTGCTCAATACCCTTTTGGAAATAACCTTGGTTATGATGTTCCCTACCATGAGCACTAA